The Pelodiscus sinensis isolate JC-2024 chromosome 32, ASM4963464v1, whole genome shotgun sequence genomic sequence gctttgggcggggagctggactccatgactcctgaggtctctgccagttcTATGATCACGTCTGGTGAGAAAGAACAGAGTTTGGGACTTTGCAAGTCAGTTTCCATCCAAAGTAGAAATAAGTGACATGGAGACAGGATATTTTCTTAGGAGCTTTCTACACTTGAAACACCACAGTTGCATAGCTGTACTGCTGTAGCACTTCACTGTGGATGTCATTGCTACTGCGAGAGGAAGGCTTCTCCCCGCAGCCTGGGTAATCCACCGCCCTGAGAATGGGTAGCTCGGTGAATGGAAGAATTTTCCCATCGACCTAGTTCTGTCTACACGTGTACATTGAATTACTTATGGCTCTCAGGCCTGTGGACTTTTCAGTTCGGAGCAACAGAATTAAACTTATTTAATATTCTGGCATTGAGTGTTATTTATTTATGGCCAGAAACAGCACTCAAGCAATCCAAACACCAAGGGCTGGTTTTCACGGGGCAAAACTGCCTCCAGGATTCGACTCTGTTTAACGAGATTAAGGCAGACGGCAACTCAGATTCATAGATTCTAATTctagaagggaccactgtgatcatctttTTTGCAGCGCTCCCCCAAAATAATGCTTAGTATAGTAaattgtttcatagaatcatagaataataggactggaagggacctcgagaggtcatcgagtccagccccctgccctcaaggcagggccaagctccgtctacaccatccctgacagatgtctatctaacctgttcttaaatatctccagagagggcgattccaccacctcccttggcaatttattccaatatttgaccaccctgacagttaggaatgttttcctaatgtccagtctaaacctcccctgctgcactttaagcccattactccttgtcctgtcctcagaaaccaagaggaacaaattttctcctttctccttgtgacacctttttagatatttgaaaaccgctatcatgtccccccttaatcttcttttttccaaactaaacaagcccagttcatgaagcctggcttcataggtcatgttatctaaacctttaatcattcttgtcgctcttctctgtaccctttccaatttctccacatctttcttgaaatgtggcgcccagaactggacacagtactccagctgaggcctaactagtgcagagtagagcggcagaatgacttcacgagttttgcttacaacacacctgttgatacaatctagaatcatatttgctttttttgcaacagcatcacactgttgactcatattcaacttgtggtccactatgacccctagatccctttccgccatgctccttcctagacagtcgcttcccatcttgtatgtatggaactgattgttccttcctaagtggagcactttcaaTGATTAATTATTCTCACGATtaaacatttacagtgcacctcATTTTCAAACTCCCCAGTTGCTTCCAGCTGCGTCCCCTGCATCCCTCAAAAGAATGTACCTCACAAAACAGACTAATACATCATTTCCTTCAAAGGCTTGCAAGCTAAATGCAAGAACTTGTAGCACTGGAGATCAGTGCCATCTGGTGGCTTTCAACATGAATACTGTGAATGTTCATCTTGGACCACAAGTTACTGCGCTGTAGGAAGTAATGTCTGGGTAGGATTCTCTGGGTTGTATCATGAAGCGGTCAGAATGACTTTGACTTTAGGACAGATTTTCCATTGGCAGAAGACACATTTCTCCAGAAACAAAGACTGAGGGGACACACGCATGTACACACTACACTACACTTGTGCATACACACTCTACACTCATTTTCCATGTTTTAAATTCTGATTAGGAACCAAAATAAATTTTCCATGTTTTAAATTCTGATTAGGAACCAAAATAAATTCTGAAATGTCAGAACGTATCCTGGAACAGAAATGTTTCCAATGGCACTGCTGAAAACATGACACAGTGGCTTCATACCCAGAAGGCAAAAAGAAATCAGATTATtttttatctaattttttttttttttaggcctGATTAATGATTTTTTGAAAGCTGAGAGTTGGCCACACGGAGCATAGTTGAATGTTTCAAATACATTAAAGAGCTGATCTAACGTGGCGCTCGATCATTCTGCACGTTTAGTTGTTAAGATAAAACTCTTAGCAACTTTGAAAATGTTGCACCATTCACTGCCTCTGCTGTCGTGTGTGGTTGGTTGGTACAGGCCTCCTTTGCTAGCCTGGCTTCTGAACTTTATTGGGAAGATCCTGAGAGCTGCAATCTAGATTTAGAGACCACAACTCCCATGATGCTTAGGGGAaagaaaaatacttccttttacaGGCTGTGCTGCTGTCAGAGCAGACTGGGAACTCCAATTTCCGGAGGAAGAGTAAGATTGCTGGTTCCAGGGCGCTGTGCTTCCCAGGAGCCGTGGGAACTGTGTTCCAACAGGGAGCCTCAGAGATGcttggaggcttccctgcagctggggcagagagagaCTGTTGCTGCCTGCACCCAGATCTGCGTGAGGTGGGTCTGCAGGGAAGCCACACTTCAGGGACTCCTCTGTGCACTCCAAGGTGGGGCAAATTCTGACGGTGCACATGCCACTCTAAATGTAAGTATATTGGTTGTCGATAGTTTATACCGGGTGtcggaggcaggcagctgcacagGGAGGGTGGTGGGCAGCTCCATTGCAGGACAGACACATTTAAGGTGACAATGAAAGAGACTTTCCTTTCTCCTAGGTGCCATGGCCACGTCAAACCCGCTGAAAGGTCTCCTGGACACAGTTCTCTGCTCCCTGTGCCAGGAGTCTTTCAAGCATCCGGTGCTTCTCAAGTGCGGGCACAACTTCTGCCGAGCCTGCATCACCCGGTACTGCGAGGACTCCCAGAGCAGCAGCACCTCCTCCTATACCTGCCCGCAGTGCGGAAAAGGCTTCCGGAAAGGCGAATTCCAGCCCAACTGGCAGCTGAAGCACGTAGCAGATGTGGCAAAAACCATCCCAGAGCCGGGAGGGCAGCGAGCCTGCAACACACATAACAGGGGTTTGAAACTCTTCTGTGAAGTGGATCAAACCCTCATCTGCCTGGTCTGCCGAGAGTCCCAGGACCACAAAGAACACGCCGTGGTGCCTAttgaggaagcagcacaggacTATAAGGTAGTCATCCGTAATTACTGTACTTCCAATGCATCCCGGCCAGGGCGCTTGCTCACGGCAGAGCCGTTTGAGAACGATGAAAACAGCAAACTCATAAAACAAGCGTCCTGCAGTCacaagggaggaaggcaggagattTTATACAGGAGGAATGCTGAGGAGACATGTTTTAAAGcaagggaacctaaggcccgggggctgggttGCCCTCGAAGGcttaggccccccccccccagcattggagagcctgccttagcactccatgccccccctcccctcctgcctccccacagccgctgacccaaaaaaggttccccagcccagTTTTAAAGCCTGTTCTAGTGACAGTTTTTGCACTGATGTGTTTTGGTGAGAGACattgggggggagaggtgtggggttttttttttttatacaacacatcagcaaaaaaaaacccagtgtggatgCAAAGACACGTTGGTATAAAGGTGCCTGACGCCAGGAATGCTTGTTTTCCTTTCCATGAGCTTTATTTTTATCtgagtactagaagatttacctgataGTGCTtgagtccttcagggcagggggctggaattgTAGTAGTCCGGGCACAGCCTTTGGGATATGGGGgccttagggcagggggctgccgtgtggggggtgctggagtcagggcaggaagtgtggggcccaggtAAGGATGGAAGCGACTAgatgactatccgataagcagaagcttatcggatagtcgactagtgatgtgactagtcacttccctgccttgctgcctctatcactttgtactgtgagctgaatcctgcaaagtgcataatgcccatggcacttgctgataacgcACACAGCCCGGCCAGGAGAACGTacacagcccaaaggagggcgagtggtgggatggctatttgggtgtggggagagggaagcaactttaatttccagcaGGGGTTCAGTCGGAGCTTGGCTgtgtgaagatgttgagaggctgtgagagctggaggcttctcccagccacaattagcaaggctagaccccagccagcatcagccacattgggtctgtcctggacacctgctggtgccctagtctaggggaggttgctgattctctgccccactgcagcctgtcCCCCATGGGCTTTTCCTGGATGGTGCTGCAGGTACCCACATGCTTTATCCTTtgggatctcgtagttgcagtttatgtaacacgcttaacagaagagtccagcaaatgcctatgatcaggtgctactaaaagctaattatcagtgggcccaattgggctctgggggaaccgatctcgagatataaccaatccagtgatttaagttaggaaatcacaAGTATCCGTGGAAAATGttgtgtttctatgatcaggcgctactaaaagctaattatcagtgggctcTGGGGGAACAGATTTCAcaatataaccaatccagttattgaagttaaGAAATCAGTcgtatctgtgcaaaatttgaCGTTTCTAGCGCTTACTGTTTCGGAAATCTTTCGGAATGATCAATTTTCAGACTTGGGGCTCTGGAGGAACCGGGGGAACCGATTTCGAGATATAACCcatccagttattgaagttaggaaatcagtagtatctgtacaaaatttggtgtttctagctcttaccattttggagatctttcgggacaaacaaacaaacttacagaaatatttataagatttaATACTCTTGAAAATGTACACAAAACAGGGGAAACCCTCCCAAAGCCGCCAAAACTAACCcagatgttttttttttcttttttcttttttttgtagtGCCAAATTCAGCACCGCTTAGCGAAtttggagaaagagaaaaaaaagatccTGTCATATAAATCAAGTGGGAAAACTACAAGCCAGGAACTACTGGTAGGTGCTGTTATTGTTCTGGGGCAAACATGTACAGGAACATTATTAATACTCTGTTCAGTCTCTAACAGAGGAATAGTGAGCAACATCTTTCCGTCCATGAAAGAGTCTGACTTTTTCTCATTAAATCAGAACAGTGTTTCTTTACAATCTACTATACGTTTGAGCAGgtttgtatgtctgtctgtctgtctgagtgtCCATCTGTGAGCCCAGCTGTTCAAGAACTTAAaggggtaagagctaggaccatcacatgcagtctgcagcttcctctgatcttAACTTTCAGCAGGGTCAGggcttggctgtgccaggacgacgcgatgtgcctggaatgagattgcttctcagaaaacggAAAGGGTAGATAATGCTAGATAATGGCCACGTGGAGACTACAGGTTGGAAAGCAGGGACatctatactgtataatgaccgtAGGGGGTAGCAAGGAGccagatggggaccaggacagttataaccccactggggcagcaggggacaggggttAAGAAAGGGGACAGCTATCTGCTGTGTATTTGCACTTcgcatacagaaaagagacagaatcaccagtcaggtgaaagggctggctgggagctctcccctcttctccatcccacccccatctgggactgcccagctcacacctcccacccccaagagcgggagatgggggcaggaacagaagcttccccccccccaccaccactcatACAGGAATATTGCTGACCGTTCCCctcttttccagaaaacaaaaatgatttgagttaaggacctgagcaaagctgggtaaatcttctagttgagTATAAACAGGAAAATGGAACACTAAGGAAAGAgttttaataattaaaatattgCCACTGAGAAAATGAGTGCAGTTTGGTTAGCTAATAGTAGTTTTTCCTTTAGTCTTTTAATTAAAGCTCATCAAACATTTTCAGCTGCAAAACTGCTGTGGAAAAATGGAATTAGGAGCAAAATTTTCCTATGGGAAAATGTCTTTtgcaaatgtatttgttttatttaattacaGTACGTTTACTCCTcccatttaaaatattcgaggtggcaaatgaataaatacatttatttgtatagaaaattcaaaagaacaaaaatatttattttcatttcaaacTGCAGGTTTTCATTTTGGTTTTAAAATGCTGAAATTTGTTCAGAAATTTAATGTTTTTATCCCTTTGTTTTCGTGTTTACTCTTTTCTGCCACTGAGTAAAATAACTTGACTAAATTTCCGTTTTTTCCCTAGcgtttttattttactttctgcTATTTTTCTAAAATGGGAGAACTTTTGTAGAGTTCCAGAGAGaatgaaataaaaggaaaaaatgaagTATGGGTGGAGGGTGGAACTTgacattattttattatattttaatgtcatatatttatgtatgtatatttattttattatattttagaaaaaagcagaaacaatttttttccaaattattaaatgatatttttcaaataaattaaaatttgacctattttgaaaactgaaaaacaactttgaaatttcattttttttccaaatttctccTCAATAAATTTGGATTAAGGTTCAACAAtactataggttgaacttctctggtctggcaccctcaggacctgactggtcccaaacaagggaatttgctggaccatggaaggtctcataagaacgtaagaatggccatactgggtcaaaccaaaggtccatctagcctagtattctGTCAGCCAACAgaggccaacaccagatgccccagagggagggaacacaacaggtaattctcacgtgatccctctcccctgtcgtccatttccagacaaacagaggctggggacaccattcctactcagcctggctaatagtcattgatggacctaacctccatgaatctatctagctcttttttgaaccctgtttaagtcttggtcttcacaacatcctctggcaaagagttccacaggttaactgtgcgcttagtgaaaaaaaccttccttttgtttgttttaaacctgctgcctattgatttcatttggtgacccctagttcttattcactatttccacaccagtcatgattttatagacctctgtcccccttagtctcctctttcctaagctgaaaagtccaagagtttttaatctctcttcatatgggacctgttccaaatccctcatcatttttgttgcccttttctgaatcttttccaatgccaatatatctttttgattGAGGTGACCACATGTTTACACAGTAGTCAGGTTTTGgatttttatagaggcaataaggtattctctgttttattctctatccctttttaaaatgattcctaacgttctgtttgcttttttgacggcctCTGCACACTGAGgttacgtctgcactgcacagttattttgtactaagctattctagaatagttattccgaaatagcttattttgaaatagcactccTGCTAGACATTGCCATGAAGATTTGGGTTCAAAACATGATGCAGGTTTCTTGCTCCTACAGTACCTGGGCCCAGAGTGCTCCAGAAAGCGCATGAATTTGTAGTCTTTTGTTCAGTTCCTAGCACACATTTCTAAGTGTCCTGCAAACTCTGGTTTGAACATGCAAATAGGTGTCTTGCCAGCCAGTCAATTTGTGTTTAGAATCTCTGTGTGGATTAAAACGGGAGATTTATGATGTGACAAAATATATCCATCTTAAATTGTGCATTAAAAACTCATCAGATCAATTGTTGGTGATCTGATTTTAAAGGCTCTTTTAGAAAACGTGGTCCTGTGCATGTTGGTGTATTCTGTGGAGAGTATCTGTTGCCCTGGTCATGTCTAGCACTTCTGAGGTTGGGTTCTACTATATGCTCCCCAAAAGTAACCCTTGCCAATCCAGTTCTGGGTTTCACACCTACTGCCCTTCCTGTTATGGGAAAGATTGGATTTTCTAGAAACCATGGATAACAAAATATTCTAATACTTCAAGATACATTCATATTCTAAACACCAGTTAGGATTCTTGGAAAATCCATTCAAAAACCGTCTGTTTACTGAGCTTAGACTATGTTCTTCATAAAATATCAGATGTTAAATTCCATGGGATTGCAATCACATAGTCTCGTGTGCCTATATAAGATTTTATAAAATATCCCATAACTCATGTCATATTCCTGTCCTTGATCTGTTCTCCCCCTATTTGTGTTTCTTCATTTCAGAAACAGCTACAAATTGACAGGCAGAAAATTGCATCCGTATTTCAGCGACTGTGTGAGTTTCTGGAGGAGCAAGAGCAACTCCTGCTGGACCAGCTGGAAGAGCTGAAGAAGGAAATTGAAAAGAGGCGGGATGAGTATGTGGCCAAACTCTCTGAGGAACTGTCCTCGTTCAGTTCCCTAATCAGTGAGATGGAGCAGAAGTTCCAGcagccagcgagtgaattcctgcaggtgagttGGTGTTAGAAACACCCCACAACCTTTCGTAGGAAAGGCaggtctcctagggtatgtctacacttgcaccctcctttgagggagggatgcaaatgtagacatttgaaattgtaaataaagctgggatttaaatatcccatgcttcatttgcatattcgcagaCTGACGCTATTTCTTAATAGCACTATTTCGCGAATAAAAATAGAGTAGGAGGGGTCTTCCCCAAAGCTGTGAGTGTTCGGGAGATCTTTGTTCAACACGTCACTCAACTGAGCTCTCTGATTCCATGTGCCAGGCGGCCATTCAGGTGTCATTGCATGAAGAGGTAGTGAGCCTCCATAGATAAACTCTCCAGACCCAGATCCTGCAGTCAGAGCACATTTCCAAGGGAGCAAATTTGTTAATTTATAACAAATACTTTCTCCCTGAACCTCAAACTGTGAAGACAAAGTGAATTCCCTCCAGAGCAGGAGGGATCCCCAGTATGAGATGTCTGGGACTGAGTTTTCTTTTCTCTGTCTCCTCTAGGACATCAGCGGCACCTTGTGCAGGTAGGTGGCTGCTTCTCATTCTCCCTTTCACGGGGATTTTGGACACGAGTCATCGCTCCCCGTGGACtcgctgtgcagagtgtggggcTGGTCCCAGTTTCCCACCATTAAATCTACTCTTGGGGCTGTTCTCAGTTTGGCCAGACCCCGGAACAGCCCAGCCTGAGAGGAGAGTTTGAGCTGTTTGTTTGTTGGTTGTTACGATGCGCTGAGCTCGGCCAGTCGGCTTGCTGGGCCGCAGAGATGGAACGCACGTTCCCTGCTCTCAGGAGTTTGTCATGTGCCACTGTTAGCAGTGCTGTGGGAGATTCCCCACCACTGCGCTAGGGACTAAAGCCTGCAGACTGGATTCAACCCGCAGCTTGTCTGGATCCGCtgttgggagggagaggggagaagtccCAAGCCTGACGGGTTGGATCAGGGTTGCTTGGTGGGGCGAGGAAATGGATCCACCCCTGCCGTACCCCCTTAACTCAGCCGGGTGAAAAGTGCAGGGACCCACTTGCCTGTAGgacttttccctgctgctcctgttggccgaaatagcagccaataggagctgtgagggaTGGtgcctgggagctgtggggggcacgGATCCACATCTGTCCCATGGATCTGTGCAGCCCCCATTCCactcagcccccccccttctTGCCAAGactcccatcctgctcctgcaccctccttacCACTCAGACCTCACATCCCACCCTACTCTTGgaccattcctccctcccccacagaagccagtcccccaccctcattcTGCTCCTgaaccccacctccctcccagatgcccctcccgcccccaggcataATGCACCTTCCCgcttgcccagatcctgcacccccaccccactcccgcacacccccctcctgcacactgaacccttcattattggccccaccccggagcctagGGAGGCCTTTAAAATGTACTAGCTCCAGGACCCCAAAAGAGTTAACCTGGCCTGGGATTGGAGCgcgaggggagtgaggtgtcttagtGAGGGTGGGGGGTTAGTTTTCTTCTCACTTCTGTGTGGCCCCAACTCATCttactgtgggtcagtggcccccaccccaaaaggattcccccacccctgccctagtgtCTCAAggcattcccccacccctgccctagtgtCTCAAggcattcccccacccctgccctagtgtCTCAAGgcatttcccccacccctgccctagtgtCTCAAGGCAAAatcaggatagtcaactagtctttaacatccctagtgcacacGTATGGGGCAACGAAGCATTTAATCCTCCACAGTCTGCTGAGCTGCAGCCGTTCGCTGCGGTAAAATTCATTTAAGTAAGACACACATGGGGATGAACTCCATCGCATGTAACCCTGGGCTGTTCTTCTGCAGGTGCGAGAGGAAGCCGTTTCAGAACCCTGTGGCCTTTTCTTCTGATCTGAAATGGAGACTCTGCGAATCTTCTCAAAAAGCTGCATCCCTGGAAGTCCTAATGAAGAAATTCAAAGGTACCGAACTGTCCCTTTGGGAATTTTCTCACCTGTATCACACTGATAATTGACAGAGCGAGGGAATGTAATTGTGACTGGAGATGGGTTCTAAGTGATTTGTTGACTGTGAATTCGCTACTCAGCTCACAATACAACACCTACGCACTGGGTGAGGGTACTGAACTCTGACTCCCAGAGGGTTTTTCTTTCTTAGCAGGTATGATCACTGACCTTTGCCTGAGCTTCTTGCTGAACTTCATGCTtttgaagtgtgtgtgtttggagttttgtctgcctggcctgctgggtcATAGCCCCTCTCTTGCTTCGGAGCAGGGTGGAGAATGTTTTTCCTGTCATGGGCAGTTGTCCCAAAGACAAAATCCATGTCCTGAGTGGCTCACCCATGGGaagagtgggggaggtgggaaaaGGCAGGGAGGTTTGGGGTCTCCCCCtgcaggaagcaaagctggtgctcgtggcttcagccatgcggcggCAGTGGCACTGGAACAGTTTGTACAAGGGGGTTGCTCAAAGCCAGTGGTCCCCATACTTTGTACCTCACGCCAGTGTTCCCTGCTAGCTGGGTGCCtctgcggctgctcaggagagagtttccaatgctacccagctgatgagcagagtgaccacagctagtgtttttctgctggtggtgcacattggcacatgtctcagtgcatgtaaaaaattattctgcacatggattgaaAAAATTCGCAAATGGCTGGAAAATATTAGAGGTGAAAGGGGTTTGCagggggcacccccccccatcagcaactgccccagctccaagcctTCCTCCAGCCCAGGTGCCCTTTAAGGACAGTGGGAGCCTGAAgctgaccccctcccctccaattgGTACTGGGacgttgctggctgtttcccttcatcagggagccaggggaaagtgcagtttgctgcatcccttgctctggctggggagcgcagggggcagacaagcTGTGCACTTCGCTCTCGCTCCCTGACGGGGACGGGAAGGAGAAGAACAAGCAGCCCTGGTAGGACTCTCTGTGGCCTCCCTGcccacacaaaggctgtgtctagactgcaggcttcttttagacGAAGCgtttccagaagagattttctggaaaagcgtctttcgaaagagagcgtctacacagcgatctgcttttttcaaagggagagtccacactgattggacgctctctcgcatttcagctgtgtttactgtggacggagtggccaccagggcacctgtgttatttcttagaggcctcttcttttgaaaaaaaccctcctccccgtccacacacccctttttccgaaagagcttgtgtggaaaaaggcttctttctcgtagaaagaggtttaccaatgtctgaAATACTctgcgttctttcgactttctgttgaaagaacacaatagtagtgtggacataagtgaagtttttcattaaaaaaaaagacatatcccccagacacacacataccTGCTCACTGCCCCCTGGCTATAGCACCCCCCCAACCTCCTTAAGGAGCTGAGCAGTGCCGGGTAAGTGTGCTAGTAACTTAGTGCAGTTTGTTGtattttcatttcacttttgTGCTAGAACATTAACAACGTGACTGTTCATCAACACGACACTGAATCTTTGTTGCTCATTTCTTCCTTTAGACACGCTGGCGTCTAGACTGCTCTTCCACAAAGGTACATTTCTGGGCTCAAAGGGGGAGTGAAAACTTTCCTGTGAAGTATGGTGGCTCATCAGCAGCACCACAACTCAGG encodes the following:
- the LOC142823118 gene encoding tripartite motif-containing protein 10-like, producing MATSNPLKGLLDTVLCSLCQESFKHPVLLKCGHNFCRACITRYCEDSQSSSTSSYTCPQCGKGFRKGEFQPNWQLKHVADVAKTIPEPGGQRACNTHNRGLKLFCEVDQTLICLVCRESQDHKEHAVVPIEEAAQDYKCQIQHRLANLEKEKKKILSYKSSGKTTSQELLKQLQIDRQKIASVFQRLCEFLEEQEQLLLDQLEELKKEIEKRRDEYVAKLSEELSSFSSLISEMEQKFQQPASEFLQDISGTLCRCERKPFQNPVAFSSDLKWRLCESSQKAASLEVLMKKFKDTLASRLLFHKANVTLDPDTAHPLLVLSEDRRRVRCEHRQQRVPDTPERFDTERCVLGREGFTSGCHYWEVEVELGDGGFWAVGVARDSVSRKGWVDFSPEQGVWAVQGQGNGCWALTAPGHCTPLPKVRAPHRVRVYLDYEGGRVALYDAGSGESIFTFPPAPFAGERIRPFFLCVGCVVLGGMKAFPLHSPWQLFLCP